In Pseudomonas putida, a genomic segment contains:
- a CDS encoding PTS fructose-like transporter subunit IIB — protein MNIAIVTACPNGQVSSILSARLLAAAAQRRGWQTCVEVLDTEHSERQLSAAQIADADWVLVVSTGPVALDRFVGKRVYQSTPAQALADREGFLDEAAAGAALLEQSPAPTEAPAPGAGARIVAVTACPTGVAHTFMAAEALQQAAQQLGYQLSVETQGSVGARNPLSAQAIADADVVLLAADIEVPTARFAGKRIYRCGTGIALKQASAVLDKALREAKQENAGAATPSADKAEKTGVYKHLLTGVSFMLPMVVAGGLLIALSFVFGIEAYKEPNTLPAALMQIGGEAAFKLMVPLLAGYIAWSIADRPGLAPGMIGGLLASTLGAGFIGGIVAGFLAGYSAKAIARWVRLPSSLEALKPILIIPLLASLFTGLVMIYVVGQPVAALLVGLTHFLDSMGSTNAILLGLLLGGMMCVDLGGPINKAAYAFSVGLLASSSYAPMAATMAAGMVPPIGLGIATFLARRKFAQSEREAGKAALALGLCFISEGAIPFAAKDPLRVIPASIAGGALTGALSMYFGCKLMAPHGGLFVLLIPNAINHALLYLLAIVAGSLVTAVVYAVIKKGEQVELAVAPAKG, from the coding sequence ATGAACATCGCCATCGTTACTGCCTGCCCCAATGGCCAGGTGTCCAGCATACTCAGTGCCCGCCTGCTGGCGGCCGCGGCGCAGCGGCGCGGTTGGCAGACCTGCGTCGAGGTGCTGGATACAGAGCATTCCGAGCGCCAGTTGAGCGCTGCGCAAATCGCCGATGCCGACTGGGTGCTGGTGGTCAGCACCGGCCCGGTTGCGTTGGATCGCTTCGTTGGCAAGCGCGTCTACCAGAGCACTCCGGCGCAGGCATTGGCCGACCGCGAGGGCTTTCTCGACGAGGCTGCGGCGGGCGCCGCATTGCTTGAGCAGTCGCCGGCCCCGACAGAGGCCCCTGCGCCTGGCGCGGGGGCTCGCATCGTTGCGGTCACCGCGTGCCCGACTGGCGTCGCGCACACCTTCATGGCCGCCGAGGCCCTGCAACAGGCGGCCCAGCAGTTGGGCTACCAGTTGAGCGTCGAGACCCAGGGCTCGGTCGGTGCACGCAACCCGTTGTCCGCCCAGGCCATCGCCGATGCCGACGTGGTGCTGTTGGCTGCCGATATCGAAGTGCCGACCGCGCGCTTCGCCGGCAAGCGCATCTACCGCTGCGGCACCGGCATCGCCCTCAAGCAGGCCAGCGCCGTGCTGGACAAGGCCTTGCGCGAGGCCAAGCAGGAAAACGCTGGCGCTGCCACGCCCAGCGCCGACAAAGCCGAGAAGACCGGCGTGTACAAGCACCTGCTCACCGGCGTGTCGTTCATGTTGCCGATGGTGGTGGCCGGTGGCTTGCTGATCGCGCTGTCGTTCGTGTTCGGCATCGAGGCCTACAAGGAACCGAACACCTTGCCCGCCGCGCTGATGCAGATCGGCGGCGAGGCCGCGTTCAAGCTGATGGTGCCGTTGCTGGCCGGTTACATCGCCTGGTCGATCGCCGACCGCCCGGGCCTGGCGCCGGGGATGATCGGCGGATTGCTGGCAAGCACGTTGGGGGCGGGGTTCATCGGCGGTATCGTCGCCGGCTTCCTGGCCGGTTACAGCGCCAAGGCCATCGCCCGTTGGGTGCGCCTGCCGAGCAGCCTGGAGGCGCTCAAGCCGATCCTGATCATTCCGCTGCTGGCCAGCCTGTTCACCGGGCTGGTGATGATCTACGTGGTCGGCCAGCCGGTGGCGGCATTGCTGGTGGGGTTGACGCATTTCCTCGACAGCATGGGCAGCACCAATGCCATCCTGCTCGGCCTGCTGTTGGGCGGGATGATGTGCGTCGACCTGGGCGGCCCGATCAACAAGGCGGCCTACGCCTTCTCGGTCGGCTTGCTGGCCTCGTCGAGCTATGCGCCGATGGCCGCGACCATGGCCGCTGGCATGGTGCCACCGATCGGCCTGGGTATCGCCACCTTCCTGGCCCGGCGCAAGTTTGCCCAGAGCGAGCGCGAAGCCGGCAAGGCTGCCTTGGCCCTGGGCCTGTGCTTCATTTCCGAAGGCGCCATTCCGTTCGCTGCCAAGGATCCGCTGCGGGTGATCCCGGCCAGCATCGCCGGTGGCGCCTTGACTGGGGCATTGTCGATGTACTTCGGCTGCAAGCTGATGGCGCCCCACGGCGGGCTGTTCGTGTTGCTGATTCCCAATGCCATCAACCACGCGCTGCTGTACCTGCTGGCGATCGTTGCCGGCAGCCTGGTGACGGCAGTGGTGTATGCCGTGATCAAGAAAGGTGAGCAGGTGGAGTTGGCGGTGGCGCCGGCCAAGGGCTAG
- the pfkB gene encoding 1-phosphofructokinase has translation MAKILTLTLNPALDITIGLDLLRAGAVNRAQTQQSHAAGKGLNVAQVLADLGHSVTVAGFLGQDNLQPFEELIAWRGFADCFVRVPGETRSNIKLVEADGRVTDINGQGPEADEAARSALMRRLLQVAPGHAAVVVAGSLPRGISPEWFCQLLDQLKGLGLKVALDSSGQALRAGLGSTPWLVKPNTEELGEVLGVDVHGLAEQRSAAQQLLARGVEHVVVSDGAQGVSWFATGIALHAQPPKVRVASTVGAGDSLVAGMVHGLLQAEPAVQTLRRATAIAAQAVSQVGFGIRDSEQLAHLEAGVRLTEQQEGCR, from the coding sequence ATGGCCAAGATCCTCACCCTGACCCTCAACCCGGCGCTGGATATCACCATCGGCCTCGATCTTTTGCGGGCGGGAGCGGTCAACCGCGCCCAGACCCAGCAGAGCCACGCGGCCGGCAAGGGCTTGAACGTGGCCCAGGTACTGGCCGACCTTGGCCATAGCGTCACCGTCGCCGGCTTTCTCGGCCAGGACAACCTGCAACCGTTCGAGGAGCTGATCGCCTGGCGCGGTTTCGCCGACTGTTTCGTGCGCGTGCCCGGCGAGACCCGCAGCAACATCAAGCTGGTCGAGGCCGATGGGCGGGTCACCGACATCAATGGCCAGGGGCCGGAAGCCGACGAGGCCGCGCGCAGTGCGCTGATGCGCCGGTTGCTGCAGGTGGCGCCGGGGCATGCGGCAGTGGTGGTGGCAGGCAGCCTGCCGCGCGGCATCAGCCCCGAATGGTTCTGCCAGTTGCTCGATCAACTCAAGGGCCTTGGCCTCAAGGTTGCCCTCGACAGCAGCGGCCAAGCGCTGCGTGCCGGGCTTGGCAGTACGCCTTGGCTGGTCAAGCCCAATACCGAGGAGCTCGGTGAAGTGCTCGGCGTCGACGTGCACGGCCTGGCTGAACAGCGTAGCGCCGCCCAGCAGTTGCTGGCCCGCGGTGTCGAGCATGTGGTGGTGTCCGACGGCGCCCAGGGCGTCAGCTGGTTTGCCACGGGAATTGCCCTGCATGCCCAACCACCGAAGGTGCGGGTCGCCAGCACGGTGGGCGCGGGCGATTCGTTGGTGGCGGGGATGGTCCACGGGCTGTTGCAGGCCGAGCCCGCCGTGCAGACCCTGCGCCGGGCAACGGCCATCGCCGCACAGGCGGTCAGCCAGGTCGGCTTCGGCATCCGTGACAGCGAGCAGTTGGCCCATCTCGAAGCCGGCGTGCGCCTGACAGAACAACAAGAGGGTTGCCGATGA
- the ptsP gene encoding phosphoenolpyruvate--protein phosphotransferase has protein sequence MLELAKEQIAMGQSAADKAEALRLMAERLVADGLVAEGYLEGLQAREAQGSTFLGQGIAIPHGTPQTRDLVFATGVRLLQFPEGVDWGDGQTVYLAIGIAARSDEHLRLLQLLTRALGETDLAEALRRATSAEALLKLLQGAPQALALDAQLVGLNLPAEDFDELAWRGARLLQRAGCVDPGFAALLQQAEPLPLGEGLWWLNSERQVRQPGLAFVTPQQPLRYRDQPLNGLFCLASMGAGHQALLERLCEVLIEGRGQMLYQATSSRAVLEVLGADAPADWPSVRQVLANPHGLHARPAKVLAQLAKGFDGEIRVRVVDSGQPGVSVKSLSKLLGLGARRGQVLELVAEPSIAEQALPVLQAAIEQGLGEEVEPLPSVAEVASSTPDDELVAPAAGSLIQAVGAAPGIACGPAHVCVEHVIDYPLRGESPAQERLKLHTALAAVHDELDALVRRSDKAIGEIFITHQEMLADPALADDVEQRLLQGESAAAAWMSVIEAAARQQESLHDALLAERAADLRDIGRRVLAQLCGVQALSEPEQAYVLVMAEVGPSDVARLDPARVAGIVTAYGGATAHSAIVARALGIPAVVGAGPAILLLDNATPLLLDGQRGHVQVAPSADALERSLAERELREKRLQAAWANRHEPAVTRDGHAIEVFANIGDSSVIDKVVEQGAEGVGLLRTELIFMAHSQAPDVATQEAEYRRVLDGLAGRPLVVRTLDVGGDKPLPYWPIAAEDNPFLGVRGVRLTLQRPQVMEEQLRALLRAADQRPLRIMFPMVGQIHEWRQARAMVERLREEIPVADLQVGIMVEVPSAALLAPQLAREVDFFSIGTNDLTQYTLAIDRGHPSLSAQADGLHPAVLSLIDMTVRAAHAHGKWVGVCGELAADPQAVAVLLGLDVDELSVAAPSIAEVKALVRQADHQTARALAREALQQDSAAAVRALVERY, from the coding sequence ATGCTCGAACTCGCCAAGGAGCAGATCGCCATGGGCCAGTCGGCCGCCGACAAGGCCGAGGCGTTGCGCCTGATGGCTGAACGCCTGGTCGCCGATGGCCTGGTCGCCGAGGGTTACCTGGAGGGTCTGCAGGCCCGCGAGGCGCAAGGTTCGACGTTCCTCGGCCAAGGTATCGCCATTCCCCATGGCACGCCGCAGACCCGCGATCTGGTGTTCGCCACGGGTGTACGCCTGTTGCAGTTTCCCGAAGGCGTGGACTGGGGCGATGGCCAGACCGTCTACCTCGCCATTGGTATCGCGGCACGCTCTGACGAACACCTGCGCCTGCTGCAGTTGCTCACCCGAGCCCTGGGCGAGACCGACCTGGCCGAGGCACTGCGCCGGGCGACCTCCGCCGAGGCGCTGCTCAAGCTGCTGCAGGGCGCGCCCCAGGCGCTGGCCCTGGACGCGCAACTGGTCGGCTTGAACCTGCCCGCCGAGGATTTCGACGAACTCGCCTGGCGTGGGGCGCGCCTGCTGCAACGTGCCGGTTGTGTCGATCCGGGCTTTGCGGCGTTGCTCCAGCAGGCCGAGCCGCTGCCCTTGGGCGAAGGCTTGTGGTGGCTCAACAGCGAGCGCCAGGTGCGCCAACCGGGCCTTGCCTTCGTCACCCCGCAGCAGCCCTTGCGTTACCGCGACCAGCCACTCAACGGCCTGTTCTGCCTGGCCAGCATGGGCGCCGGCCATCAGGCCTTGCTCGAGCGCCTGTGCGAGGTGCTGATCGAAGGCCGCGGGCAGATGCTCTACCAGGCCACCAGCAGCCGCGCGGTGCTCGAAGTGCTGGGCGCCGATGCACCGGCCGACTGGCCGAGCGTGCGTCAGGTACTGGCCAACCCGCACGGCCTGCATGCCCGTCCGGCCAAGGTGCTGGCGCAGTTGGCCAAGGGCTTCGATGGTGAGATTCGTGTGCGCGTGGTCGACAGCGGCCAGCCGGGCGTGTCGGTCAAGAGTCTGAGCAAGCTGCTGGGCCTCGGCGCACGGCGTGGCCAGGTGCTGGAACTGGTGGCCGAGCCGTCGATTGCCGAGCAGGCGCTACCGGTGCTGCAGGCCGCCATCGAACAAGGCCTGGGCGAGGAGGTCGAGCCACTGCCGAGCGTTGCCGAAGTCGCTTCGAGCACCCCGGACGATGAGCTTGTGGCACCTGCTGCCGGCAGCCTGATCCAGGCGGTCGGCGCGGCCCCTGGCATCGCCTGCGGGCCGGCGCATGTCTGTGTCGAGCACGTCATCGACTACCCATTGCGTGGTGAATCCCCCGCTCAGGAACGCCTCAAGCTGCACACCGCGCTGGCCGCGGTACACGACGAACTCGACGCGCTGGTGCGGCGCAGCGACAAGGCGATTGGCGAGATTTTCATCACCCACCAGGAAATGCTCGCCGATCCGGCGCTGGCCGATGACGTCGAGCAGCGTCTGCTCCAGGGCGAAAGCGCTGCGGCCGCCTGGATGAGCGTGATCGAGGCGGCAGCACGGCAACAGGAGTCGTTGCATGACGCGCTGCTTGCCGAACGCGCCGCCGACCTGCGCGACATCGGTCGCCGGGTACTGGCGCAGCTGTGTGGCGTGCAGGCCCTGTCCGAACCCGAGCAAGCCTATGTGCTGGTGATGGCCGAGGTCGGCCCGTCCGATGTCGCCCGCCTGGACCCGGCGCGGGTCGCCGGCATCGTCACCGCCTATGGCGGCGCCACCGCGCACAGCGCCATCGTCGCTCGCGCCTTGGGCATTCCGGCGGTGGTTGGCGCCGGCCCTGCGATCCTGCTGCTCGACAACGCCACGCCGCTGTTGCTCGATGGCCAGCGCGGGCACGTCCAGGTCGCGCCCTCGGCCGATGCGCTGGAGCGGTCGCTGGCCGAGCGCGAGCTGCGTGAAAAGCGCTTGCAGGCTGCCTGGGCCAACCGCCACGAGCCAGCCGTGACCCGCGACGGGCATGCCATCGAAGTGTTCGCCAACATCGGCGACAGCAGCGTCATCGACAAGGTGGTGGAGCAGGGCGCCGAAGGCGTCGGCCTGTTGCGCACCGAACTGATCTTCATGGCTCACTCCCAGGCGCCGGATGTCGCCACCCAAGAGGCCGAGTACCGCCGCGTGCTCGATGGCCTGGCGGGCCGGCCGTTGGTGGTGCGCACCCTCGACGTGGGCGGCGACAAGCCCTTGCCGTACTGGCCGATCGCTGCGGAGGACAACCCGTTCCTCGGCGTGCGTGGCGTGCGCTTGACCCTGCAACGCCCACAGGTCATGGAAGAACAACTGCGCGCCTTGCTGCGTGCCGCCGACCAGCGGCCGCTGCGCATCATGTTCCCGATGGTCGGGCAGATTCACGAGTGGCGTCAGGCACGCGCGATGGTCGAGCGCCTGCGCGAGGAAATCCCGGTCGCCGACCTGCAGGTCGGAATCATGGTCGAAGTGCCTTCGGCTGCGCTGCTGGCGCCGCAATTGGCCCGGGAGGTCGACTTCTTCAGCATCGGCACCAACGACCTGACCCAATACACCCTGGCCATCGACCGGGGTCACCCGAGCCTGTCGGCCCAGGCCGACGGCCTGCACCCTGCGGTGCTGAGCCTGATCGACATGACGGTGCGCGCCGCCCATGCCCACGGCAAGTGGGTAGGGGTGTGCGGCGAGCTGGCCGCCGACCCGCAGGCGGTGGCCGTGCTGCTGGGCCTGGATGTCGATGAGCTGAGCGTCGCCGCCCCGAGCATCGCCGAAGTCAAGGCCCTGGTCCGCCAGGCCGATCACCAGACCGCCCGCGCCCTGGCGCGCGAGGCCCTGCAACAGGACAGCGCTGCGGCGGTTCGCGCGCTGGTGGAGCGTTACTGA
- the cra gene encoding catabolite repressor/activator: MKLSDIARLAGVSVTTASYVINGKAEQQRISNSTVERVRAVVEAHGFTPNPQAAGLRSRHTRTLGFILPDLENPSYARIAKQLEQGARARGYQLLIASSDDQPDSERQLQQLFRARRCDALFVASCLPPQDGSYRELQDKGLPVIAIDRRLDPAYFCSVISDDLDASQQLTESLLNTKPRSIALIGARPELSVSQARAGGFDQALVGFAGDVRRYQGEAFSRECGQRLMQQLVDELGGLPDALVTTSYVLLQGVFDALQARPAGERELQLGTFGDNQLLDFLPLPVNAMAQQHGQIAATALDLALAAIEHKRYEPGVHAIGRTFKQRISKA; the protein is encoded by the coding sequence GTGAAACTCAGCGATATCGCCCGTCTGGCCGGTGTGTCCGTGACCACTGCCAGCTACGTCATCAATGGCAAGGCCGAACAGCAGCGCATCAGCAATAGCACTGTCGAGCGCGTGCGGGCCGTGGTCGAAGCCCATGGCTTCACGCCCAACCCCCAGGCCGCCGGCCTGCGCAGCCGCCACACCCGCACCTTGGGCTTCATTCTCCCGGATCTGGAGAACCCAAGCTATGCACGCATTGCCAAGCAGCTCGAACAAGGCGCACGCGCCCGGGGCTACCAGCTGCTGATCGCCAGCAGCGACGACCAGCCCGACAGCGAGCGCCAATTGCAGCAGCTGTTCCGCGCCCGCCGCTGCGACGCGCTGTTCGTCGCCAGCTGCCTGCCACCGCAGGACGGCAGCTACCGCGAACTGCAAGACAAGGGCCTGCCGGTGATCGCCATCGACCGACGCCTGGACCCGGCGTACTTCTGCTCGGTGATCAGCGACGATCTCGACGCCAGCCAGCAACTCACCGAAAGCCTGCTGAACACCAAGCCGCGCAGCATCGCCCTGATCGGCGCGCGGCCGGAGCTGTCGGTCAGCCAGGCGCGGGCCGGTGGTTTCGACCAGGCCCTGGTCGGTTTTGCAGGTGACGTGCGGCGCTACCAGGGCGAAGCCTTCAGCCGTGAGTGCGGGCAGCGCCTGATGCAGCAATTGGTCGACGAACTGGGCGGCCTGCCGGATGCGTTGGTGACCACCTCGTACGTGCTGCTGCAAGGGGTATTCGACGCCCTGCAAGCGCGCCCGGCTGGCGAGCGCGAGTTGCAGTTGGGTACCTTCGGTGACAACCAGTTGCTCGACTTCCTGCCCCTGCCGGTGAACGCCATGGCCCAGCAACACGGCCAGATCGCCGCTACCGCGCTGGACCTGGCCTTGGCGGCGATCGAACACAAACGCTACGAACCCGGCGTGCATGCCATCGGTCGAACGTTCAAGCAACGTATCAGCAAGGCCTGA
- a CDS encoding TatD family hydrolase, whose amino-acid sequence MRLIDTHTHLDFPEFDADRTRLLANAAARGVERMVVLGVFQGNFQRVWDLACADERLVAALGLHPIYLDQHRPEHVLELRQWLERLHGDRRLCAVGEFGLDYYVETLDRQRQQDLFEAQLQMACDFELPALLHVRRSHAQVIATLKRYKPRRAGVIHAFAGSYEEAREYIKLGFKLGLGGAGTWPQALRLRKTIGRLPLDSIVLETDSPDMAPAMFPGLRNSPEHLPEIADALAGLMGVDAQLLAEASTGNAIALFGW is encoded by the coding sequence ATGCGCCTGATCGACACCCACACCCACCTCGACTTCCCCGAGTTCGACGCCGACCGCACGCGCCTGCTGGCCAACGCGGCGGCGCGTGGGGTCGAGCGCATGGTGGTGCTGGGTGTCTTCCAGGGTAATTTCCAGCGTGTCTGGGACTTGGCCTGCGCCGATGAACGCCTGGTTGCGGCGCTGGGGCTGCATCCGATCTACCTCGACCAACATCGCCCGGAGCACGTGCTCGAGTTGCGCCAGTGGCTCGAACGCCTGCACGGCGACCGGCGGCTGTGCGCGGTGGGCGAGTTCGGCCTGGATTACTACGTCGAGACGTTGGACCGCCAGCGCCAGCAAGACCTGTTCGAAGCCCAACTGCAGATGGCCTGCGATTTCGAGCTGCCGGCGCTGTTGCATGTGCGCCGCAGCCACGCCCAGGTCATCGCCACGCTCAAGCGTTACAAGCCGCGCCGCGCTGGCGTGATCCACGCCTTCGCCGGCAGCTACGAAGAAGCGCGTGAGTACATCAAGCTGGGCTTCAAGCTTGGGCTTGGCGGTGCCGGAACCTGGCCGCAGGCACTGCGCCTGCGTAAAACCATTGGCCGGCTGCCGCTGGACAGCATCGTGCTGGAAACCGATTCCCCCGACATGGCACCGGCGATGTTCCCAGGCCTGCGCAACAGCCCGGAGCACCTGCCCGAGATCGCCGATGCGCTGGCCGGGCTCATGGGTGTGGACGCCCAGCTACTGGCCGAAGCCAGCACGGGCAACGCCATAGCGTTGTTCGGCTGGTAA
- the ampE gene encoding regulatory signaling modulator protein AmpE, with protein sequence MSFLVLLLVLWVEKFSAWRKRLQHDGFFIGELTRLERSGKVHPWWTLAIPVAAPVALLVLLLHVLEPVAYGLLALPVHLVVLIYSLGRGDTKAALGPFRDAWRRGDEQAALHVAERDLGLVADTPRGLLVRVQGYLLWQAYQSFFAVIFWYFVLGPAAALAYRLLALTAANSGQPALKARAEQLRHIMDWLPVRVLTLSFALVGNFVAVMRLMLHELLNWHISAGHLVARVGRVADDIPEEEDDQRGLARLDSLWELLQRCAVLWYAGFALCTVLL encoded by the coding sequence ATGAGTTTTCTGGTGTTGTTGCTGGTGCTGTGGGTCGAGAAGTTCTCGGCCTGGCGCAAGCGATTGCAGCATGATGGGTTTTTCATTGGCGAGCTGACGCGCCTGGAGCGCAGCGGCAAGGTGCATCCCTGGTGGACCCTGGCCATCCCGGTGGCGGCACCGGTGGCGCTGCTGGTGTTGTTGCTGCATGTGCTGGAACCGGTGGCCTATGGCTTGCTGGCGCTGCCGGTGCACTTGGTGGTGCTGATCTACAGCCTGGGCCGTGGCGATACCAAGGCGGCCCTGGGGCCGTTTCGCGATGCCTGGCGACGTGGCGACGAGCAGGCCGCGCTGCACGTGGCCGAGCGCGATCTGGGCCTGGTGGCGGACACCCCGCGTGGGTTGTTGGTGCGGGTGCAGGGCTACCTGCTATGGCAGGCCTACCAAAGCTTCTTTGCGGTGATCTTCTGGTACTTCGTGCTCGGCCCTGCTGCGGCATTGGCCTATCGGTTGCTGGCGCTGACCGCTGCCAACAGCGGGCAACCCGCGCTCAAGGCGCGTGCCGAACAACTGCGCCACATCATGGACTGGCTGCCGGTGCGGGTGCTGACCTTGAGCTTCGCCCTGGTCGGCAACTTCGTCGCGGTCATGCGGCTGATGCTGCACGAGCTGCTGAACTGGCACATCAGTGCCGGGCACCTGGTGGCCAGGGTAGGGCGGGTGGCCGATGACATTCCCGAGGAGGAAGACGACCAGCGTGGTCTGGCCCGGCTGGACAGCCTGTGGGAGTTGCTGCAGCGCTGCGCGGTGTTGTGGTACGCCGGCTTCGCGCTGTGTACGGTGTTGCTCTGA
- the ampD gene encoding 1,6-anhydro-N-acetylmuramyl-L-alanine amidase AmpD — translation MQLDRATGWFDGVTHCPSPNFNARPDGEAISLLVIHNISLPPACFGTGKVQAFFQNRLDPDEHSYFQGICHLTVSAHLFVERDGAVTQFVSLLDRAWHAGVSCFQGREGCNDFSIGIELEGTDELPYTDAQYAVLAQLTGEIRQAFPLIGPDHIQGHCDIAPVRKTDPGPAFDWQRYRLSLQTNEDKA, via the coding sequence ATGCAATTGGACCGTGCCACGGGGTGGTTCGACGGCGTCACCCACTGCCCTTCGCCGAATTTCAATGCCCGCCCCGATGGCGAAGCGATCTCGCTGTTGGTTATCCACAACATCAGCCTGCCACCGGCGTGTTTCGGCACCGGCAAGGTGCAGGCGTTTTTCCAGAATCGCCTCGACCCTGACGAGCATTCCTACTTTCAAGGCATCTGCCACCTGACCGTATCGGCGCACCTGTTCGTCGAGCGCGATGGCGCCGTGACCCAGTTCGTATCGCTGCTGGACCGCGCCTGGCATGCTGGCGTCTCGTGCTTCCAGGGCCGTGAAGGGTGCAATGACTTCTCCATCGGCATCGAACTCGAGGGCACCGACGAGCTGCCCTATACCGATGCCCAGTACGCCGTGCTGGCACAGTTGACCGGAGAGATTCGCCAGGCCTTCCCGCTGATCGGCCCAGACCACATCCAGGGCCATTGCGACATCGCTCCGGTGCGCAAGACCGACCCCGGTCCGGCCTTCGACTGGCAGCGTTATCGGCTATCCCTGCAGACCAACGAGGACAAGGCATGA